In a single window of the Helicoverpa zea isolate HzStark_Cry1AcR chromosome 9, ilHelZeax1.1, whole genome shotgun sequence genome:
- the LOC124633171 gene encoding ribosomal L1 domain-containing protein CG13096-like: MVAIKAKTPLMTENNNKKNKKSAKVEKRKKTKPQKAVVTPAPVIKIKTEKKIPDPSKKEPAPKKPVVKTEKKEKEKKVPVEIKKEFSPKNKVKYVMPSENITDDIVNNCLNALLNFIVPLDKQKNAIFDDEKPIFAEIHCIKIQNTRGNVRLLLPHSTIASTGEVCLITPDIKKGRKHDHEPTIDHWEEILRKEGVTGVKTVLPVRQLRVEYDQFELKRRLLTQHDFIMVDTRVLSHVSHLLGKMFFKKHNMLIPVRINENKKLKQSIELGLRTAILRLGEGETSTVTIGHTAMPQEKLKENIIALVHQLKTKFPGGEGNIRSISLKLPLSMSLPLYLTLRPSSTIKPPKLTQKRPKNYTVVEGELSTIPGQTVRVAPDGNVQLKRAKKNKKASNAKKEVVEEDIEDEVDLDQESDESETNDD; the protein is encoded by the exons ATGGTTGCTATAAAAGCGAAAACACCGCTTATGACGGAGAATAACAacaagaagaataaaaaatccgCCAAAGTTGAGAAACGCAAAAAGACCAAACCTCAAAAAGCTGTAGTGACTCCGGCaccggtaataaaaataaaaactgagaAGAAAATTCCTGATCCGTCGAAAAAGGAACCCGCGCCGAAAAAACCTGTAGTAAAgacagaaaaaaaagaaaaagagaaaaaagTTCCTGTTGAAATTAAAAAGGAATTCTCACCCAAAAATAAAGTCAAATATGTAATGCCTTCAGAGAACATAACTGATGATATCGTGAATAACTGCCTGAATGCATTGCTCAATTTTATTGTTCCTCTTGATAAacagaaaaatgcaatttttgaTGATGAAAAACCCATATTCGCAGAGATACATTGTATCAAAATACAAAACACAAGAGGCAATGTGAGATT ATTATTGCCACATAGTACTATTGCTTCTACAGGCGAAGTATGCTTAATCACACCAGACATAAAGAAAGGTAGAAAACATGACCATGAGCCAACAATTGACCATTGGGAAGAAATATTGAGGAAAGAAGGTGTGACTGGA GTTAAAACAGTACTCCCAGTCAGACAGTTAAGAGTAGAGTATGACCAGTTTGAACTGAAACGCAGACTTTTAACACAGCATGATTTCATCATGGTGGACACAAGAGTGTTGAGCCATGTATCACATCTTCTAGGAAAGATGTTCTTCAAAAAACACAATATGCTCATCCCAGTaagaataaatgaaaataaaaagttgaaGCAAAGTATTGAGTTAGGTCTACGCACTGCTATTCTACGCCTTGGAGAGGGAGAAACTTCTACTGTCACTATAGGTCATACTGCTATGCCTCAggaaaaactaaaagaaaatattatagcTTTAGTTCATCAGCTAAAAACTAAGTTTCCTGGTGGAGAGGGAAATATCAGATCCATTTCATTGAAGCTGCCCCTGTCTATGTCGTTGCCATTATATCTTACTTTGC gaCCATCAAGTACCATCAAACCACCAAAACTAACGCAAAAGCGTCCTAAGAACTACACAGTGGTGGAAGGTGAACTGTCTACAATCCCTGGCCAGACTGTTAGGGTGGCTCCTGATGGAAATGTGCAACTGAAGAGAgccaaaaagaataaaaaagccAG caATGCAAAAAAAGAAGTTGTTGAAGAAGATATTGAAGATGAAGTAGACCTAGATCAAGAATCAGATGAATCAGAAACAAATGATGATTAG